In the Triticum aestivum cultivar Chinese Spring chromosome 2B, IWGSC CS RefSeq v2.1, whole genome shotgun sequence genome, AGACTATATATGAAGCTATATAGATACTAAACAATAGGATTATGAACATACAAGTTCATTCATATGGACATACAAATTCAGATTTTGCTTTTCAACATGCATATGAAGGTATAAATGAATATCATTCCTCTCTTATTAACCAATGAGATAGCAGACAGACAATGCAAATAGGACCTTTATATATAACTTCACAAACATGTCAGGTTTTTATTTCATTTGTAAAtattaataaataattagttcagaGCAGTTCTTAATGAGCACTCATATGTCAGAATAAGTGAAATGATGAAGCCTAACTCCTACATCTAATTAAAATACCCTAACTCCAGCATCTAATTAAAAAACACTAACTCCTAGATCCACTGGAATATTGAATCACAAAATTTACTTACATATATCATTGGATATAAATGAATCCACAACAAGTAACACTAACTCATACATCTAATTAAAATATCATAACTCTTACTTCTACTGCATCATTCAGTCACACCATTTAATTACATTTATCTCTGCCTATAAATGAATCCAATACAAAAGAAACCTAACTAAACATCTAATTAAGAAACACTAACTAGTACATCTACTACATCATTCAATCACATAAtctatataactgtctataaatgaATAATACAAATAAACCTTAACTAATCAACTAATTAAAAAAtcataactactacatctactggatGATTCAATCATAGATCATACATACAACTGGCTATAAATGAATCCAATACAAGAAAACCCTAACTAAACATCTAATTAAAAAaccctaactactacatctactggatGATTCATATGACATTCATGCATGGAGTTATGCAACAACAATTTAATATGAGTTGGTCATCtggcatagttgcatgtctagcaaACCTACTTATGGTTCACTTTATAAGTACAGGAATCCTACagatcaaaaataaacctacctacAATTTGAGTTTATAGATAATGAAGTGAAGCTCCTAACTATTTTGAAATTGTGCACTAGTTAAACGTACTGTGTTCATTTCAACAATTAATTGATAGACTTCAAATGAACAAAGTAGGATTTTAACCACATTTGTACAATATCAACTTTAATAGATGCACTGGGTGGCGGCTCAGCCCCTGCCGTGGCCCACTGAGGGAATATGCAAAACAAATCTAACAACATATACAACACAGAACAAAATCTGAGCACATGAGGCAATCCAGATTCTAATATAAAAAACATAACTCTCATTATGATCTCTCTAGCATTAAACCACGAATCAACTACAAAAAACCCTAACTCTCAAATGGGGTTCCCCATTCAGTCAAAAAACCCTAACAAGCAGAAGGGGGTGCCGCATTCAATCACAAATCTACAATAAAAAAACCCTATCTACTAAATCTTCTGCTTAACAACTACAACTAAGAGAGGAGGGGAACGAGAAGGATTACCACATCCACCACCTGCTTGTCGCTCACCTCCGCACCTGCATCCAGTGCGCTGCGAGACGCCGACACCACCAGGTCCGGCACGACGGAGTCCGAGCCCGCCACCCCCTGCTCCACCAGATCCGCCGCCGCAGCGACCGATCCAGCGACTGCGGGTGCAGCATCTCCCGCACCGCCGACGGCGGCCACTTCTTGGACGGCATCTGCCGCGGTGTTCGCGGCCTCGACCGCAACTCCATGCGCAGCGGCGGCAGCGCCACCACCTTGCGCCATCGAAGCCTAAGAGAACCCACCGGAGAGAGGGAGGCGGTGGGGTTGAGTGAGTAGGTGCGGTGGCGGGGCGATGGAGACGAGGGGGAGACGATGCGACAGGGAGTGAGCCGATTTGGGGGTAAATGGTGGGGGCGATGCGGCCGGTGGTGGTTCCCCTCCCTCTTTATAGGATGTGACGTTTTTGGAAGTTTTCGTGCGCCGCGTGGCTGCGTGGCTAGCCCAcgaccgccgccgcccacgcccacaACCGCCGCACGTGACAAGGGAAAACGATACGCCCACGTACAGTACATGTATACCCTCAGTGTACAAAAGTAATCGGGCCGGTGCGGGCTTGTACAGGGCTGTACGCGCGCTCTCCGCGGGCATAACGAATCGTTTTTGACAGATCTCACCCGTCCTTGTGTTTCTCCCCCTCGCGTTCAGCCcaggggggagcaccggagcagaacCGTCTAAACTCTAATCCAATCATCCTCTGTTCCTCTTCCGGCTTTCCTTGGAGCGGCGCGCTAGCTGCACCTGCACTACAGCAGAGCAGCCGGCGGGCGAGGAGTGTTAGCCGGGAAGCATTAGGAAATTGCTAATGGAACTCGAGcacaaattttgaaaatttcaaacaaTGACTGcttttagtataagaaaacaaattacgAAAGCATGCACATAAAGGATGTATACAGCATGTTAGTAATTTTTCATGACGAGATATGTTTTGATTTGAGTTTTTTTTTTATATATCACCAATAAAAAACTTATTTTGTCATGAAAGTTTGCAGACATGAAGCATGCATTCCTACGGATGCACATTTTTCAGAATGCTGCAAAACTTATTAGGGCCATGTTTGGATTATCGTTTAGCTTCTAGGTACCCTTGTAAAACGATAAACACCTCCGGCCGTCGTTTTTTTTATTCTAGACGAAATTTACACTACGACCGCTAATATACACCTGTAAATTAAATCTGGATCATATAAAGTTACACCGATTCCAAGCAGGGCATAAAAGGTCAGTTTGTTGGGTTTTTGCCAAAAGTTTGGGCTCAAAGCATGATTGTTTTGATGCCAAAAATTGGCAtatgccaacatttggcaaatgcCAAATATTGGCTAGTGTTTGCTTGGTTATCAATTTAACTTGCCAACCTGACAAGAAGTAGTCAATTTTTGGCAACTTTTGAAATTACCAATTGTTAGCTTGCCAAGTATTGACAATGCCAAATATACCAATTAGCCTCTCGTGTTTTCTCCTCGTGATGGACATAGGCCATTATTTAGACCTATTTCCTCTATCCAGCGTCAGTGGCGGCAGCGGATAGCCATGGCTGCTGAACCTTCTAATCCAATCATCCTCTATTCCTCTCCCGGCTTTCCTTGGAGCGGGGCGCTGCACTACAGCAAAAGTCGCTGCCGTGTTTGGACAGTCGGCATCGAGCCGCAGCCGACGCACACCGAGCATGCATTCCAGCAGTAGCCGTTCAGGGCGGATCCTGACAGATCTGGTGCAGGGCGGGGACGATGGAGATGGATGTCTCCGTATCCAGCTGGAGGCATGGCGCGAGGGCCTGGGCGGCGAGGGGCGCGCAACGGCGCATTTGTTTTTTCAAAGAGAGGGGAAGGAGTAGATCAGTCAATACGCCTATGTGGCATTTTTTTTTTTGCCAAGTCAGCTCCTGATGAGTGAGCCTCATATGTCGTAAACCCGCTCAAACAACCATAATATGCCGATCAGTGTTATTTGCCAAAAGATCATGTTACATAGTGTTTTCTGCTAAAAATATGTAACGTAGTGTTTTCTGCAAAACCAATCATTTTTATGATGGTTTTCTGCGATTTACCGTCGTGATGGACAGGCCGTTCTTCAGACCTGTTTCCTCTGTCCAGGGACAGTGGCGGCAGCGGATAGCCATGGCTGAACCTTCTATAAACTCTAATCCAATCATCCTCTGTTCCTCTTCCGGCTTTCCTTGGAGCGGCGCGCTGCACCTGCACTACAGCAGAGCAGCCGGCGGGCGAGGAGAGTCCCACCCCACCCCACCAGCTGCAGCACCTCTCCTCGGCCCCCGGCCCGCCAGATCTCCTTCTTTTCTTCAGTTCCCCGCGAGTAACTTCTCCGGCTCGGCCCTGCCCGGCCGCATGGCGCAAGCAGTTGATCTCGTCCCACGGAGCTCAAGAGATTTGGGGGCTACACTGCTCGCCTCGCTCCAGTTCATCATCGATCCACGCCTACATCCCCAGGTAAGTCTCATGTCGGAGACAGTCACCGCAAATTAATCAGTATTTATTCCCATGTCCATCCAAACCAATAATATCATCATGTTCTCCATGCATCTTACCTACAGTAGTTTTCTTGATTCCATCCGCCAGGCTTTAACCGGGTCCGATGATATGCGCTTAGTCCCTTTAAAATCCTTCAGTTTACCCCCAAACACGCTTTTGTTTCGCCCATGCTAATTGGCTGTTGCAATCCTTCGAAAAGTTCAGGAATAGAAGAAGAAATGACACGCCAATACAATGTATTCACAGACACATCCTGCATTCCAAACTGCTCCTGGTATAAAAGCAAAATCCCATCACCCCAATCGTATGGGAGTCCAGTTTTGCAAACTGGCTAGCCATTCATGATGATGGTACTATAGTTCAGTTATGCAGAATTGCACAGAGCTGGTTAATGTTGACCTCACATTTTACTCACATGTACAGTGATATACAGAGAGCAGAGGAAAGTGGCCAAGTAAATTGTAAATCAAGTACAAGTCACTTGGATGCCGTTCCTAACTCTTAAGCATCCTATCCATTTTAAGCATTACTAGTCGCTCGACTACCGCCGCCATGTCGGGCCGATCTTCTACATCTTCTTTTAGGCACTCAATTGCCAGCTTGCCAGTTTCTTCCAGGCAATAGATATCTTCTTCTTGAGTTGCGATCTCCTCGTCAAACATCGCCCTACCGCTCTTTTCTTTCTCACAGACTTTACGGAACTCCAAAATGAGGCTACAGTATTCATCATATACACTTCGCTTCCTGGTAATGAGTTCTAAGAGAATCGCCCCAAAGCTGTAGACGTCGCTTTTTTCTGTCAGTTGCCCGGTTTTAAGGAACACCGGGTCAACGTAGGCCATGTCCCCAGCTACAATCTTGCCGAAATAATATTCCTCTCTAAGCACCTTCCATAACCCGAAATCCGAGATTTTTGGTACGAACTTGTCATCCAGAAGTATGTTGTCCGGTTTGACATCACCGTGCCGTATGGCTTGATCTCCGTAGGAGTGCATATATGTTAAACCTTGTGCAGTTCCAATTGCAATATCCAGACGCAGGTCTAAGGGGAGCTTTTGGTTTCTGCTGTTGCCATGAAGAATGTCTTGAAGACTTCCTTTGCCGGCAAACTCATACACCAACATTGGAACATCCACCTCCAGGCAGCAACCGATGAGGCTGAGAATATTCACGTGCATCATATGTGTCTGGATCTCGAGTTGCTTGATAAACTGCTCTTTTATAGATTCAGTTACTTTGACAGAGGACATAACTGCCACTGCGATGTTGTCAGGAAGGGTTCCTTTGCAGACTTTACCAAAGCTTCCGATTGAAAGAAACTCTGAGTTGTTGTTGGTGATTTTTCTTAGTTCACTTTTTGTGAAAATGTGTAGTCCCTTGACATTCTGCAGTACTGGACCTCCATTCCTTTTGAAATTCGTGTGCGCATTCCTACTGAAGATGCCCAAACTGTTCAAGTTGAAGAACACGGTAGAGTTAGAGCTGGAAATCCTTTCGCTTTGTGTTGTGTTGTTGTCTTGTTTTCCCCACAATGTCCAGTGACCTGCAGTTTTTTCTTCACCCGGCTGGCAACGAGCTTTTATTAGCATCCGAAGACGTTCTGCAACATCTTCCATTTGAGGGCGTTTGCTCATCTCCATTCTGAGGCACTCAGCTGCTAGATTTACAATCTTGTCAAGAACCTTAATGTTGCTCGACTGTGCTATATCAGCATCGAACATCTCTCTTGCCTTCTTTCCTTTTTGAACAGCTAGGATGAAAGTTTCTATGAGGTCAGTAATTGTACCATTTTCATATACCTTTTTTCTGGTGACTAGTTCTACCAATACGATCCCAAAACTGTAAACATCACTCTTCGGATCGATGTACCCAGTCTTAGCAAACAACGGATCCATGtaacctatgctgcctatcacatTCACTGTGTATTGAGTGCTGTCCTTGGAAAACATTCTGGATATCTCGAAGTCGAATAATTTCGCACCAAAGTTATCATCTAAAAGGATGTTACCTGGCTTGAAATCACCGTGAATGATTGGTGGACACATGGAAGAATGCGTGTAGCTTAACACCTCTGCACAGTCTAGAGCAATACCCAACCTTGCATCTAAAGAAATGGGATATTCTCTGGAATCAAGAACATCTCTGAGGTTTCCTCCAGAGGTGTATTCGGTGATCATCATTAAAACGTTTTCCTCTGAACAGTAGCCCAAGAGCCTAACAACGTTCTTGTGGTTGATTTGGCAATGTATGATTATTCCTTTAGCAAAATGTTCCTTCATATCTGGGAGTGGAATCTTGACTGCAACAGAACTACCATCTTCAAGAACACCATGGTAAACTTCTGCGGAGCCACTTTTGCTAATGAGAGTGCTATAGTTGTCAGTGATCCTTTTAATCTCAACCTCTGTGAACTTGTTTAGACCATCAACGTTGAATGATCTCCAGTTTACCTTTTCATCCTCTTGGATAAGGTCTGCAGGCTTGACCTTCTTGTGACTCTAACAAAGAAGATTATACTGTTATATTATAGGGAGATCAAGAAAAGTGAAAGAATAGTATAATTTACAAAAGGTCTCCAACACGATGTTATCTGTTGCACGTGACGTCTAATTAGTAAACTTCTTTCTTGAGACCGTTCAGTAAACCAACCTGCTCAGATGATGAACTGCTGATACCAATTTTGTCTGAATAGTCCACACTTCCTGTTTTATCAAGCCTATCGATTATGTCCCCTGCATCTGGTCTCTTCTTCGGGTTCAAGTCCAAACATTCTATCCCTATCTTAGTGCATACTCTTACTTGTTCCAACTGTGTATCTCCCTCTAATGCCTCCAGTCGATCCATCCAACTTGCAACTACCTGATTCATCCAACTGGCAACTACCTACAAATTTGCAATCATGAGTTACTTAGTATTTATATAACTAACGCCGTGCCCCATACAACAGTGTGGGGAACAACTTTTCTGGGTCTCACGTACATATGTATTTACGTATTGTTTGCAAGAAGGTCATATTGACAGCCAAACAAGTCGATTGTATGTAATTTGGGATCACTACACATAATTAAAGGTCAGATCAAAAGCGATATGATCATATGATTAGTATTTTGTTAGTTACAAACAATTAATCATCTTGCTTTTGATCACTAGACACAATATTACATCCCTATACAACATCAAGGCTCCAAATTCCAGCTGGGTTATTGTTTCAACTATTCGAAATGAAAGAAGGGCCATCTGAGATGTTGCCTGAAAAAATTATACAATGAATATTTCGTGTCATGGTAGATGAAATTATGCTAAGGGGAAAGTTTCTCAATGTACTTTCTGCGAGTCATGTTACATGAAGAAAATTCTGATGCAATTTCACAAAATATAACTAGTGATATGGAGACTTTGTTTTGTGACGATTCACTATGCATAGTTTCTTGTAGTCGGTGTCTAGAAAACGGGATTAATTTACTTCCACAAGAAAATGTGCATACCTATAGTGCTATACTACTTACAAGAATGATTTTTTGTGAAAACCAACCAATGTTAATCATTCAGAATATCAAATCTGATGTGGCCAAGAAAGAAAACTTGGAACCTTAGCTTCTAATGACTTCACTAAAGGGTTAATCACATATATTTTTTTATCCTATTTATGTATTCTAAGAAAAACGTTGTGTTAGTTTATTTATTTAGCAAGGTGTAGTTAATATTGTGAATGTGCTAAGTTATAAACCAAATAAAATGTAAGGATAAATTTTAAATTGGTGAAAGTATATTTTGGGTGGAGTAGTCAATATATTAAAACTGTGCATCACATGTATACGTTCGGTAGTAGTAGGAAATCAAAATCACATAGCTTGGTAACAATGAATAtgagttatttaaagaaaaatgtGAGTTATCTCAAACATCTTAAAAATGTACGCTTTCAAAGAAGTGTACGCGTGCAATGCACATAGTCCAAGAGAATGTACCAACATATGTAAAAGATCACATTGAATTTAACTTCGTTAAAGGCGTTTCTTCTCTCACCAACCACACAGATGACTAGATTTCGCAAGCATGGGACTAAGATATAACTATTGCAAACTTAAATCATGAGTGGTTGCTGAAAGTATGTATGGATGGGTTGGATCAAAATGCCCTACCACCTTTTATTTGTATTAGTGATAATGGAACAGAGATATATGCTAAACTGGAGTGTAAAACAttgatttcaaaatatttcctTCGACTAACTTGGAGCATAGCATAACTTGTTGTTACCTTCTCATCTTCGGGATAACTCTTCTCTCCTATCAGTATCTCCATGATTATGGCGCCTAGGCTAAATATGTCTAACTTATATGTGATTTGTCCTCTCAGTAGTTCCGGAGCAAAATATCCTCTGTTGCAAGATTTATGAAGTCTGATTGATGAATGTGCAAATAAATTGTATAATAATTTTTGCCACCAAAGAGAAGAATAACTTTTAAGAGGCTTGCTTACCGTGATAGAAATATTTGTTCAGTGAATGCACTTGTTTGCCCTTCCTCGAAACACCTTGATAGACCAAAATCAGTAATTTTAGGTACCATGTGATCATCTAACAGTATATTAGCGGGCTTGAGGTCCAAATGAAGAATGCACTTCTGATGAAGATAATGTAGCCCCTCGCATATTCCCCTGATTATTCGATAGCGCTCTCTCCATTCAAGTCCAGTAGATACATCTGAAGAGGAGGTAGTAGGTTTTTAAaatattcatattttatttttatcgacattGATATTGCAATGTAAATCTAGGAATGCAAAGTACAGAACATGCTAAGTAGTCAAATAACCTAGAATAGAGTAAATAAACATTGACAGAAATACAAGTTGAGCATCGATCCTACCGGCAATATGCTTATCAAGGCTCCCGTTGGGCACATGCTCAGAGCAAAGTAGCCAGTTTCGTTGATCTGACATGACAAGCTTTCCCTCGTAGTCTTCCATTTCCCCTTGTGTCTCAGCGCAGTACCCCAAGAAACGTACTATGTTCTCATGCTTAGCCTTCATCAAGCATTTAACCTCTTGGTGGAATTTATTCTCGCGGATATTGTATGTGTTGGATAGCTTCTTGACAGCGACCGTGTATTTTCCAACCACCCCCTGTGGTGACAATATGCATTGTCAGCTTCGTGTGTGTCTGGCCCTGCACATACcaaaatgctactccctccgtcccaaaattcttgtcttagattgtctacatatggatgtatcaagtcatgttttagtattagattTGCCCCCCTGCACATATCAAAATGCTATTTACCTTATAAACCACCGCAAACCCTCCTATGCCGATTCGATGATCAGGAGAGAAACCATTCGTGATGTCCTCCAAGAGTGAAAACGGCAGTTTCATGGGCTCTGCATATTTGTCAGCCAGCAAGCGCTCCAGGATGGCGTGTTTACTGTTGCCTTCGGGATCCATTCGCAATCTCCTGAGTCGAGAGCAATGCCGTTATTTAGGCATATGGTACAGATTAGTATATTATTGACGCCGATTGTTGAAGAAATTAAACTGCACGATGAATAGCATGCACCATGTAGTTGTAATGATTTGTTGACAAATGCACGCTGTTATTCCGATGACCAAATACCCTTAAATGGTACTTTCTTCACTTCAATTTACTGGTTGTggttttaattcaaatttgaactaaaaccacgacgagtaaatcggaacggagggagtagtagtattgCTCTGCTTAAAGACTGAAAGTTTCAGTCCAACTTCACAACTTATTGTGTTTCAGCAAAAATGGTAGAGTTACCAAATAGGCTACGCAAATTACCATACTTAACTNNNNNNNNNNNNNNNNNNNNNNNNNNNNNNNNNNNNNNNNNNNNNNNNNNNNNNNNNNNNNNNNNNNNNNNNNNNNNNNNNNNNNNNNNNNNNNNNNNNNNNNNNNNNNNNNNNNNNNNNNNNNNNNNNNNNNNNNNNNNNNNNNNNNNNNNNNNNNNNNNNNNNNNNNNNNNNNNNNNNNNNNNNNNNNNNNNNNNNNNNNNNNNNNNNNNNNNNNNNNNNNNNNNNNNNNNNNNNNNNNNNNNNNNNNNNNNNNNNNNNNNNNNNNNNNNNNNGCCCATAGGATACATAGGTGTAGCTTTACTCGTATTTCAGACGGTTTACCGTTGACCAAGAGACTAGCTGATTACCGTGGGCTAAGAACACCGCCAGATCAGATCTAGCGCATCCGGCGCAAcagaaagagagaggggccggcgaGATCGATGTAGCCATGGAAACTGATTAAGGAACAGCTACCTCGGCAAGCAAGTTGATTGCCCGATCTTCGCCGGCGGAAGCGCGGCTGCCGTCGGCCGTCGTCCTCAACGCCCAGctaatctttatctttatctttacctcttTGTCTTTACCTCTTTATTACCTACtaataacgaaatttgtcaccacAGGGGGTGGTTGGAAAATACACGGTCGCTGTAGGGGTCGGCTGGGAGGATGGTAAATTTGATTCGTCTTCTAGAGCAGCAAGATTCTGAACGAGGCCGAACACAACAGCGAGGCCAGCTTCAGTTCTCTGAATCTCCAGTTCCGTGTCGTGATTTGGATGGAATTGGAGACCGTGTCTTTCTCCAACATAAATCAATTTCCAATGTAGTCGAGTTCGAGTCTCTGTTCTTCTCCAACGCAAAAGCATGTAGTGCCCGACCCGGATTGGACTTGGCTGTAATAATAAGGAGGGATCCTCGACCGGAACGTCCATCAGGCCGCGTCCCTCGACCAGAATCTCCATCAAAACTCATCACATTGCAACTTTCAGAGAAACATCCAATGTCTCTGGCTGAGGAAAATCATTCGTCCAGCCGTGCTATGCCGAGTTCGCTGGCGGAAGAAGAACACCCGTCGAGCCCTCCATCGCCTGAGGCGGCTACACCAGAGGTATTTCTCCCCTTGAAAGTTACTACACCTCAGGCTAGCATGTTTGCATCTCTGAATTTTTTTAGCGATTTGTTCATGTTTGTTGTCTGAACAAGACACATATCTGAAGATTCAGTATTGACTTATACCTTGGAGTTTACATCTGTTGTATTGTTCCTCTATTCTAAACTGAACCATGCTATCCGAACAAGTTTGGGCCTACACATAGTCAAAAGTTTGAGTGATAATTATGTTCCAGTTGCATTTATATTCAGATTTCAGAGAAGGAACAAAGTTCCATGAAAAACAAATTGTTAGTGTGTTCCTTGACGTTATACACCTGAGCACCCCTACTGTTAGCACCAAAATTAGCATTATTCTTGGCATGTATATAAATGCTTTGTTTGCATGATTATTTGATTGAAGTAGGGCAAAATGACAGTAAACTGAACCATGAAATTTTAGAATCAGAAAGTAGGCATATACATCGTCATTAGCTCATTCTTCTGAAGTTGCTCCATGTTACTCCAGTTTTAGGGCTCCAGAAGCTTAACCATTGCAATTTCTTTAACCCTAAAAACAATTACCTATGCTTCTTTTGAGAGTGAAAAAAAACATGCCTATGTTTTTTTTGTGAGGGTTAAAAAGATGTCTATGCTGATTCATAATGTTAGTGTTTCTCTAGAAGAACTAATGTTACAGTTTTCTCTCTAACTATCCAGGAGGAAGAGCTCTGCAGAGATCTCCGAGGAAGCCGGCGCTATTATCCATCGAGAAACGAAACCGGCGGCGTCGATGGCGCTAGAGCCCTAGATGGGTCTGATGCATCTGTTTCTTTTAAGACAATACTGCGTCTGGTGCTGTGGAAGTGAGGAGACGGAAAAGCAACAGGAAGTGCTCATGGGCTGGAACGGCCAGATGGATTCAATTAGGCCTTTACATTTTGTCCAATCACTATTCTAACAGACCGGGAAGACCAAAGTGGGCCTAGCAAATGTAAATATCGCATTGAGcaacatttttttcttcttcttttcggaAGGGGCAATTCCCCAGACGCGGATTTTACCCTCTGGGGCATATGCTCCCTAATGAAAAGCAAAATCAAAATAATATTAAAAAATTATAAATTCTAAAATTTATAGATAGTCTGCTTCGTCGGTGAAAAAAAAAGTGAAACATTTGACGCCCGGAGGGCCATGGTTGGAGAATGAGGATTCATTTGGAATCTGAGGTGGGAGAGGTACGAGACGATGGATTTTTGAACACTAATTGTTGGCTACATGCGCAACAACGACTCTGAACTAGCAGCTACCAATAAAACACCTACACTCTCAATGCACCCAAAAAAATGGCAAAATAAATAAGAAATGAAATATAATATTCTAAAAAAACACCTTCTCAGAGTAAAAAGTAATCGGGTTTTTTTGAACAACAAAAAAATTGATTGAAAGAATATTTCATACACAACTACTATTTCATATAATGAAATGAAAATGACGAGCTGAAATAGATCATGACAAACATGATTAGGGTACGCTCAAATGTCAAAGTACAAAATGAAATACTAAGTGTAACTTTATTTCTAACGTTTACAATAATTAAACTAAAAAAGGTCTTGCATAATGGCATAAGGAGCAGGTTATATCTAAAttttcgcccggtgcaacgcacgggcatttgtactagtaattAATCATGGGACCAAATAGTAAGAGTAATACATCATGTTGGAGGAGCATACCTTGCCTAGAAGACGGGGCGGCGAATCAAGCAATCCTTGAGATCGATGCACCTGATTGCTGCCAAGGCCAAGATGATTAGACGACCGAGCTTGTAACTGCAACTGCTCTCCCTTCCTCCGGTTCGACGACCTTAATTCCTTCCCCGTCAACGCCTCCAGGCTCCAGCTAATTAGTACTCCCTCtttccaaaaatacttgtcatcaaaataaataaaatggaatatatctagatgtattttagttctagatacatcttttttttatccattttaataataagttttttcggacggaggaagtactgcACTACCGCTACTGCTACCGCTACCGCATCTGATATTTTCTATGTTCTACTTGCAGTTGCAGCTAGTATAATACTCTTGTTTAATGACCCAGAATAATTAAGCAACTAGAGCACATGGTATGCTGGGGCGGTGGGCGTAATCCTTATATATAATAACTACTCCCCCACGcgttatgggacgaagggagtagatgACACCCCGCGTGTTTCAAGATCTCATGGCAAAATATCATAACACGAGCTCGTCATAGAAAACAATAACATGATCTCTCGGCTTATCCTAATGATTCTACAACACTCCACAAATTTCGGATCAGATCTTGCAGCGACAACGGAAGAAAAGGTGAAAAACCAAAATCTCATCTATTTTTCTCACCTTTTCTTTGGCTGACCTCGGTTACAGTTGGCGCAACTCCTCACCATTGAATCCGACGATGTGTAGGTCGTCGTAGCTCCTCCCCATAAAATCCGGCGGTGGTGGGAGTTAGAGAAGTTAGATGATGCGTCGTTACCAAGGAGCAGCAAAGAGGTGAACATGTGTGTGGAGCTCGGTCGCAGACCATATGGAATGCTGCAGTGGCACATGTCATCGCAGCTCCTCGCCGTTGAATCCGGCGGTGGCAGGGGTTGGTGAGGTTGGATCCAGCGTCGCTGGAATAGCGGAGAGGTGAAGGTAACTACACAACAGATGGCTGGGAAAAGGGACAtgggagagaaataaaagatgaagAAACACAAGCGGTCGACGAGAACGTCTCATCCCACTAaacgcgcatcgccggaaatccagGTCTTGAACCTtgatgggctagggataccacTATC is a window encoding:
- the LOC123038914 gene encoding uncharacterized protein, yielding MDPEGNSKHAILERLLADKYAEPMKLPFSLLEDITNGFSPDHRIGIGGFAVVYKGVVGKYTVAVKKLSNTYNIRENKFHQEVKCLMKAKHENIVRFLGYCAETQGEMEDYEGKLVMSDQRNWLLCSEHVPNGSLDKHIADDHMVPKITDFGLSRCFEEGQTSAFTEQIFLSRGYFAPELLRGQITYKLDIFSLGAIIMEILIGEKSYPEDEKVVASWMNQVVASWMDRLEALEGDTQLEQVRVCTKIGIECLDLNPKKRPDAGDIIDRLDKTGSVDYSDKIGISSSSSEQSHKKVKPADLIQEDEKVNWRSFNVDGLNKFTEVEIKRITDNYSTLISKSGSAEVYHGVLEDGSSVAVKIPLPDMKEHFAKGIIIHCQINHKNVVRLLGYCSEENVLMMITEYTSGGNLRDVLDSREYPISLDARLGIALDCAEVLSYTHSSMCPPIIHGDFKPGNILLDDNFGAKLFDFEISRMFSKDSTQYTVNVIGSIGYMDPLFAKTGYIDPKSDVYSFGIVLVELVTRKKVYENGTITDLIETFILAVQKGKKAREMFDADIAQSSNIKVLDKIVNLAAECLRMEMSKRPQMEDVAERLRMLIKARCQPGEEKTAGHWTLWGKQDNNTTQSERISSSNSTVFFNLNSLGIFSRNAHTNFKRNGGPVLQNVKGLHIFTKSELRKITNNNSEFLSIGSFGKVCKGTLPDNIAVAVMSSVKVTESIKEQFIKQLEIQTHMMHVNILSLIGCCLEVDVPMLVYEFAGKGSLQDILHGNSRNQKLPLDLRLDIAIGTAQGLTYMHSYGDQAIRHGDVKPDNILLDDKFVPKISDFGLWKVLREEYYFGKIVAGDMAYVDPVFLKTGQLTEKSDVYSFGAILLELITRKRSVYDEYCSLILEFRKVCEKEKSGRAMFDEEIATQEEDIYCLEETGKLAIECLKEDVEDRPDMAAVVERLVMLKMDRMLKS